A genomic segment from Pyxidicoccus trucidator encodes:
- a CDS encoding ArnT family glycosyltransferase has protein sequence MPQSLARWLERWFTPLLLLGLLVNLSGLWVPVAEPDAALYGTLARRMAETGDFVRLVLAGQDWLDKPHFPFWVTALSFRLFGVGTLSYKLPALLFWGLSLVYTFLLARHLYSRTVARLAVLLLLSAYHLVLSNNDVRAEPYLTGLLAGSLYHLVRAHERRFSAHLVWAALLAACAVMTKGPFVLLALGGALLLQWAVHQQWSELLQPRWWLTLALVALFILPELACLYVQFDLHPEKEVFGRTGVSGLRFFFWDSQFGRFFNTGPIRGKGDPFFFLHTLLWAFLPWSLLLYAACFSQLKRWWRQGWGDQELFTWGAAGVPLLVFSLSRFQLPHYANILFPYFSIIVAVWLTRWEATSRPRVLAWTQTGVAVCMGVLGALVLGFFRPPQLGWAVLWLVGCAGLTFACFRSTDVAGAVGRSFGVALAFCGTLNLFFFPELSRYQAGSNAALLLNRQPPRRTGVFEVSAYSFHFYAHATVEHWDLEALTQATRTGPVHLFLPEERVPVLEEAGLSVRQLGAFDSFRITHPTRAFLNHATRKGVLRPMLLAEVTRAPGQGLQAELGASDPRSW, from the coding sequence GTGCCACAGTCGTTGGCCCGTTGGTTGGAACGCTGGTTCACGCCCCTCTTGCTCCTGGGGCTGCTCGTCAACCTGAGTGGCCTCTGGGTCCCCGTCGCGGAGCCAGATGCGGCGCTCTACGGCACGCTGGCCCGGCGGATGGCGGAGACGGGCGACTTCGTCAGGCTCGTCCTGGCGGGGCAGGACTGGCTGGACAAGCCCCACTTTCCCTTCTGGGTGACGGCGCTCTCCTTCCGTCTCTTCGGAGTGGGAACGCTCAGCTACAAGCTCCCCGCCCTCCTGTTCTGGGGGCTGTCGCTGGTCTACACGTTCCTCCTCGCGCGGCACCTCTACTCACGCACCGTGGCGCGGCTGGCGGTGCTCCTGCTGCTCTCCGCGTACCATCTGGTGCTCTCGAACAATGACGTGCGCGCCGAGCCCTACCTCACGGGCCTGCTCGCCGGCAGCCTCTACCATCTGGTGCGCGCCCACGAGCGTCGGTTCAGCGCGCATCTGGTCTGGGCCGCGCTCCTGGCCGCCTGTGCGGTGATGACCAAGGGGCCCTTCGTGCTCCTCGCGTTGGGTGGAGCGCTCCTGCTCCAGTGGGCAGTGCACCAGCAGTGGAGTGAGCTCCTCCAGCCGCGCTGGTGGCTCACCCTGGCCCTGGTCGCGCTGTTCATCCTTCCGGAGCTCGCCTGTCTCTACGTGCAGTTCGACCTCCATCCCGAGAAGGAGGTCTTCGGACGCACGGGTGTCTCCGGGCTGCGCTTCTTCTTCTGGGACAGTCAGTTCGGCCGCTTCTTCAACACCGGCCCCATTCGCGGGAAGGGAGACCCGTTCTTCTTCCTCCACACGCTGCTCTGGGCCTTCCTGCCCTGGTCGCTGCTCCTCTACGCCGCGTGCTTCTCGCAGCTGAAGCGCTGGTGGAGACAGGGGTGGGGGGACCAGGAGCTCTTTACCTGGGGCGCCGCCGGAGTCCCCCTGCTGGTCTTCTCGCTCTCGCGCTTCCAGTTGCCGCACTACGCGAACATCCTCTTTCCCTACTTCAGCATCATCGTCGCCGTGTGGCTGACCCGGTGGGAGGCCACTTCGCGCCCGAGGGTCCTCGCCTGGACGCAGACCGGAGTGGCGGTGTGCATGGGGGTCCTCGGGGCCCTCGTGCTCGGCTTCTTCCGTCCTCCCCAGCTCGGGTGGGCGGTGCTCTGGCTGGTGGGTTGCGCGGGCCTGACGTTCGCCTGCTTCCGGAGCACGGACGTGGCCGGTGCCGTGGGCCGGAGCTTCGGGGTGGCGCTCGCCTTCTGCGGCACGCTCAACCTGTTCTTCTTCCCGGAGCTGTCGCGCTATCAGGCGGGGAGCAATGCAGCCCTGCTGCTCAACCGTCAGCCCCCTCGTAGGACGGGGGTCTTCGAAGTCTCGGCCTACTCGTTTCACTTCTACGCCCACGCGACAGTCGAGCACTGGGACCTGGAGGCGCTGACGCAGGCGACGCGGACCGGCCCTGTGCACCTCTTCCTGCCGGAGGAGCGTGTGCCGGTGCTCGAGGAGGCAGGTCTGTCCGTGCGCCAGCTGGGCGCATTCGATTCCTTCCGCATCACCCACCCGACGCGTGCGTTCTTGAATCACGCCACCCGGAAGGGGGTGCTCCGGCCCATGCTCCTCGCGGAGGTGACGCGCGCCCCAGGGCAGGGATTGCAGGCCGAGCTGGGCGCGTCCGATCCGCGGTCCTGGTAG